Proteins co-encoded in one Haladaptatus sp. ZSTT2 genomic window:
- a CDS encoding HPP family protein: protein MLDTVRKRAATYYARFRRLERRRIRDLRRWVESTRNLIHLTVVVLVPLLIATVTAISNSLEQLSFLLFPPLAAGTYTLFADPEGKYSKPGKFVAGLTIGALCGWGAFELVAISPFTPAPTGQSVSAISAGLGIFLTALSTWVFDIEEPSAFSTALLTLVAGSTQFDYVLSVAASSAIVALAFVFWKQQFYERRARFLYQSTKGDDHVLVPMRGAQPETSAMFGARLAAAHDAGKVVLLDIVDDEAIAAAEAELLDHDAQVLTDGGEEQSLEEQAETKAATDAAADLEAWANRLRTKVGVPVEVVVAVDGNSPAQTVIQTAQSTNCDLIVTPYEERHGALSPFVRTLFRSEVDVAVHRSVGGRTRWKHILVPIRQPSDVAHAMIDFGLRLAGRTGRVSVANCITAPNQRRAAENMLADLVDAFEGNLETRVSRATIETFLAANAPQYDAIFLGASTDRSAASRLISPPTFERIHELESDVVIVDRGKHPLPALD, encoded by the coding sequence ATGCTCGATACGGTGCGGAAACGCGCTGCCACCTACTACGCTCGGTTTCGGCGGTTAGAGCGCCGCCGGATTCGAGACCTCAGACGCTGGGTCGAGAGTACGCGCAACCTGATTCACCTCACGGTTGTCGTCCTCGTCCCGTTACTCATTGCCACCGTTACCGCCATCTCGAACTCGCTCGAACAACTCTCGTTCCTCCTGTTCCCCCCACTCGCCGCTGGCACCTACACGCTGTTTGCAGACCCCGAAGGAAAGTACTCGAAGCCCGGGAAGTTCGTCGCCGGACTCACCATCGGCGCGCTCTGTGGCTGGGGCGCGTTCGAACTCGTCGCCATCAGCCCGTTCACGCCAGCGCCGACTGGCCAGTCGGTCAGTGCGATAAGCGCCGGGCTTGGCATCTTTCTCACGGCGCTTTCGACGTGGGTGTTCGACATCGAAGAACCCTCTGCGTTCTCGACTGCGCTGCTCACCCTCGTCGCTGGTTCGACCCAGTTCGATTACGTCCTCTCGGTTGCCGCCTCCAGTGCAATCGTCGCCCTCGCGTTCGTCTTCTGGAAACAGCAGTTCTACGAGCGCAGAGCCCGATTCCTGTATCAATCGACGAAAGGCGACGACCACGTTCTCGTCCCGATGCGGGGTGCACAGCCGGAGACCTCTGCCATGTTCGGCGCGCGCCTCGCTGCGGCCCACGACGCGGGGAAGGTCGTTCTCCTCGATATCGTGGACGACGAAGCCATCGCGGCGGCCGAAGCCGAACTGCTCGACCACGACGCACAGGTGCTCACCGACGGCGGCGAAGAACAGAGCCTCGAAGAACAGGCGGAGACGAAAGCCGCAACCGATGCCGCGGCCGACTTGGAGGCGTGGGCGAATCGCCTCCGGACGAAAGTTGGGGTTCCCGTGGAAGTCGTCGTCGCAGTGGATGGCAACTCGCCCGCACAGACGGTCATCCAGACGGCACAATCGACCAACTGCGACCTGATTGTCACGCCCTACGAAGAGCGACACGGCGCGCTGTCGCCGTTCGTCCGCACACTGTTTCGCAGCGAGGTTGACGTGGCCGTCCACCGCTCTGTTGGTGGGCGAACCCGGTGGAAGCACATTCTCGTCCCCATCCGCCAGCCAAGCGACGTGGCCCACGCGATGATTGACTTCGGCCTTCGGTTGGCCGGGCGCACGGGTCGGGTGAGTGTGGCTAACTGTATCACTGCGCCCAACCAACGCCGCGCCGCAGAGAACATGCTCGCAGACCTCGTCGATGCCTTCGAAGGCAACCTCGAAACGCGGGTCTCGCGGGCGACCATCGAAACCTTCCTTGCGGCGAACGCCCCGCAGTACGACGCGATTTTCCTCGGCGCGAGCACCGACCGCTCTGCGGCCTCGCGGCTCATCTCACCGCCGACGTTCGAGCGGATTCACGAACTCGAAAGTGACGTCGTCATCGTCGACCGCGGCAAGCACCCGTTGCCAGCCCTCGATTAG
- a CDS encoding nucleoside phosphorylase — protein sequence MAKQPHLLVSEGDVTDIALIPGDPGRVDRIAKQCENVEVVAENREYKVVNAEFEGRELTICSTGIGCPSAAIAVEELSRVGVETFIRVGTTGALQQGIEIGDMVVATGAAKNEGTSKRYEDVEFPAVPDYDVLTELVNAAEANDEDVHVGPIASDDAFYAETDEFVEAWEAANLLSVEMEAAAVFTLARRKGLRAGAICTVDGNLVEGTQKGETEGEELPDKAKNNVERAIRIALTATTSL from the coding sequence ATGGCAAAACAGCCCCACCTCCTCGTTTCCGAAGGCGACGTGACCGACATCGCACTCATCCCGGGCGACCCGGGCCGCGTAGACCGGATTGCAAAGCAGTGTGAGAACGTGGAAGTCGTCGCGGAAAATCGTGAGTACAAGGTCGTAAACGCCGAGTTCGAAGGCCGCGAACTCACCATCTGTTCGACGGGTATCGGCTGTCCCTCCGCCGCAATCGCCGTCGAAGAACTCTCTCGCGTCGGCGTCGAGACGTTCATCCGCGTCGGCACGACGGGCGCATTGCAACAGGGAATCGAAATCGGGGACATGGTCGTCGCAACCGGTGCGGCGAAAAACGAAGGCACCTCAAAGCGCTACGAGGACGTTGAGTTCCCCGCCGTCCCCGACTACGACGTGCTCACGGAGCTCGTCAACGCTGCCGAAGCCAACGACGAAGACGTGCACGTCGGTCCCATCGCCTCCGACGACGCGTTCTACGCAGAAACCGACGAGTTCGTCGAGGCGTGGGAAGCCGCGAACCTCCTCTCGGTCGAGATGGAAGCCGCCGCCGTGTTCACCCTCGCCCGTCGCAAGGGCCTGCGCGCCGGAGCCATCTGTACGGTGGACGGCAACCTCGTCGAAGGCACGCAGAAGGGCGAAACCGAGGGCGAAGAACTGCCTGACAAGGCGAAAAACAACGTCGAACGCGCCATCCGCATCGCGCTCACCGCGACGACTTCGCTGTAG
- a CDS encoding carbohydrate kinase family protein codes for MPRVICAGHVNWDLTLRVDRLPEPDGEALIESQQKAGGGSAANTAVALAGLGTDAGLIGSVGTDENGVAAREELSAVGLDLSHLLSVEGDTAVKYLVVDRTGEVMVLGNKGANEAVTPENVDAEYVRSADHLHLTSQRPDTAAHLAELAADADVPVSFDPGRRVASRDFSATFPHVDYLFLNRHEAEQASEKFDLNVPDRVVVTKFGEGGAQLISEGKLASHPGFDIETTDSTGAGDAFAAGFIHSQLAASSLPDSLEFAAACGALASQQVGARISLTPARVRAFLAAH; via the coding sequence ATGCCCCGCGTCATCTGTGCTGGCCACGTAAACTGGGACCTGACTCTGCGCGTAGACCGCCTCCCCGAACCCGACGGCGAGGCGCTCATCGAGTCCCAACAAAAGGCAGGCGGCGGGAGCGCGGCCAACACCGCAGTCGCCCTCGCCGGGCTTGGCACGGACGCTGGACTCATCGGCAGCGTTGGCACCGACGAAAATGGTGTGGCTGCCCGCGAGGAACTGTCTGCGGTCGGTCTCGATCTCTCACACCTCCTTTCAGTCGAGGGTGACACGGCCGTGAAATATCTCGTCGTCGACCGAACAGGCGAGGTGATGGTACTCGGCAACAAGGGCGCGAACGAAGCCGTCACGCCTGAAAACGTGGATGCCGAGTACGTCAGGAGCGCAGACCACCTCCACCTGACGAGCCAGCGCCCGGACACCGCAGCCCACCTCGCTGAACTCGCGGCTGATGCGGACGTTCCCGTCAGCTTCGACCCGGGTCGGCGCGTCGCCTCTCGTGACTTCTCCGCGACGTTTCCGCACGTCGATTACCTCTTTCTCAACCGGCACGAAGCGGAGCAAGCCTCTGAAAAATTCGATCTCAACGTCCCCGACCGAGTGGTCGTCACCAAGTTCGGAGAGGGCGGGGCACAGCTCATCTCGGAGGGGAAACTCGCCTCACATCCCGGCTTCGACATCGAAACCACCGACTCGACCGGCGCAGGCGACGCGTTCGCCGCGGGGTTCATCCACTCGCAACTGGCTGCCTCCTCGCTCCCCGACTCGCTCGAATTCGCCGCGGCGTGTGGCGCGCTTGCGAGCCAGCAGGTCGGCGCACGCATCTCGCTCACGCCAGCCCGCGTCAGAGCATTCCTCGCCGCGCACTGA
- a CDS encoding DUF63 family protein — MVLPDGFSIPPLPVLLVLFVALAIVGGALYRRKPPVTRHLVVAFAPWMVVGSSLYVLYQIEGLPSAIAPLFSSPTVYGSTFIIAGAIWAVSADRPADEWSLRSTPGILAATGQLGIVLVAGTTLAIGGSEGGLMLFWPAVGLLITCILAALVWAGIRVGLPDIATTTGSAGALVVFGHTLDGVSTAVGIDALGFGEQTPLSRAIIEFAAALPTADLFGTVWLFVLVKVALATVVVAFLAETVRESPREGYLLLALIAAVGLGPGAHNLLLFTVLG; from the coding sequence ATGGTACTTCCGGACGGGTTTTCGATTCCGCCGCTCCCTGTGCTGTTGGTTCTTTTCGTCGCCCTCGCCATCGTCGGCGGTGCGCTCTATCGGCGCAAGCCACCGGTCACGCGCCACCTCGTCGTCGCCTTCGCGCCGTGGATGGTCGTGGGGTCCAGTCTGTACGTCCTCTATCAGATTGAGGGCCTGCCTTCAGCAATCGCGCCGCTGTTTAGCTCACCGACCGTTTACGGTTCGACGTTCATCATCGCGGGTGCTATCTGGGCCGTCTCGGCTGACCGCCCCGCAGACGAGTGGTCGCTGCGCTCGACTCCGGGCATCCTCGCGGCAACCGGACAACTCGGCATTGTCCTCGTCGCGGGAACGACCCTCGCTATTGGCGGGAGTGAGGGTGGGCTGATGCTCTTTTGGCCAGCCGTTGGCCTCCTCATCACCTGCATCCTCGCCGCGCTCGTCTGGGCGGGCATTCGCGTGGGGCTTCCCGACATCGCCACGACCACCGGGAGCGCGGGGGCGCTCGTCGTGTTCGGCCACACGCTCGACGGCGTTTCGACGGCCGTTGGCATCGACGCGCTCGGCTTTGGCGAGCAGACGCCGCTTTCGCGGGCCATCATCGAGTTCGCCGCCGCGCTGCCCACGGCCGACCTGTTCGGCACGGTGTGGCTGTTCGTCCTCGTGAAGGTCGCGCTCGCCACCGTCGTCGTCGCGTTCCTTGCAGAGACGGTGCGCGAAAGCCCGCGTGAGGGCTATCTGTTGCTCGCGCTCATCGCCGCCGTCGGTCTCGGCCCAGGCGCGCACAACCTACTCCTGTTCACCGTCCTCGGGTAA
- a CDS encoding ribose 1,5-bisphosphate isomerase, producing MTTPDTLHTEVTETATAIAEMEIRGAATIADAAARALGAQAEASTATTPDAFRAELRAAARVLHDTRPTAVSLPNALRYVLLGMEGTTVEELKASVERRVAAFCGQLERAQDDLGRFGGNRLRDGDTIMTHCHSTDVIACVRAAVEDGKELTAYVRETRPRNQGHITARQLAELGVDVTLIVDNAARHYLNDVDHVLVGADSIAADGSVINKIGTSGLAVNARDMGTQVMVAAQTIKLHPATMTGHTVEIEERDATEVLADDVRAEIGDIHINNPAFDVTPPRYVDAIVTERGQFPPESIVILMRELFGERVINPWEAP from the coding sequence ATGACCACGCCCGATACGCTCCACACCGAGGTGACCGAAACGGCCACCGCCATCGCGGAGATGGAGATTCGCGGCGCAGCGACCATCGCAGACGCCGCCGCGCGCGCCCTCGGCGCACAGGCAGAAGCGAGCACCGCGACCACCCCCGACGCGTTTCGCGCCGAACTCCGCGCCGCGGCACGCGTGCTCCACGACACCCGCCCAACCGCCGTCAGCCTCCCGAACGCGCTTCGCTACGTCCTGCTCGGAATGGAGGGAACCACGGTCGAGGAACTCAAAGCCTCAGTAGAGCGGCGCGTCGCCGCCTTCTGCGGACAACTCGAACGCGCCCAAGACGACCTCGGGCGCTTTGGCGGCAACCGGCTGCGCGACGGCGACACTATCATGACTCACTGTCACTCGACGGACGTCATCGCCTGTGTGCGCGCGGCCGTCGAAGACGGCAAAGAACTCACCGCCTACGTCAGAGAGACGCGTCCCCGAAATCAGGGCCACATCACCGCCCGCCAACTGGCCGAGTTGGGTGTCGACGTCACGCTCATCGTGGATAACGCCGCCCGCCACTACCTGAACGACGTCGACCACGTTCTCGTCGGCGCGGACAGCATCGCCGCGGATGGCTCTGTCATCAACAAAATCGGCACGAGCGGCCTCGCTGTGAACGCCCGCGACATGGGGACGCAGGTGATGGTCGCCGCCCAGACCATCAAACTCCACCCGGCGACGATGACCGGCCACACCGTCGAAATCGAAGAGCGCGACGCGACCGAAGTGCTCGCAGACGACGTACGCGCGGAGATTGGTGATATTCATATCAACAACCCGGCCTTCGATGTGACACCGCCGCGCTACGTCGATGCCATCGTCACCGAACGCGGCCAGTTCCCGCCCGAAAGCATCGTCATCCTGATGCGCGAACTGTTTGGCGAGCGTGTCATCAACCCATGGGAAGCACCCTGA
- the deoC gene encoding deoxyribose-phosphate aldolase — translation MNADRLASMLDHTVLGPETTFDDVLAVLDDAREFGMNACIPPCYVKEANEYAPDVTLATVVGFPHGQNTTVAKRDEAEDVWDDGADEIDMVINIGRLKAGEYDAVRADIAEVVAAVPLPVKVIIETALLTDDEKHKACELAKEADAAYVKTSTGFADGGATVADVELMAEYLPVKASGGVGNWEEAKAMIEAGAERIGASSGVAIMKSYLAAQE, via the coding sequence ATGAACGCAGACCGCCTCGCCTCGATGCTCGACCACACGGTACTTGGTCCGGAGACGACCTTCGACGACGTACTCGCCGTCCTCGACGACGCGCGCGAGTTCGGTATGAACGCCTGCATCCCGCCGTGCTACGTCAAAGAAGCGAATGAGTACGCCCCCGACGTGACGCTCGCCACGGTGGTAGGATTCCCCCACGGTCAGAACACGACCGTCGCAAAGCGCGACGAAGCCGAAGACGTGTGGGACGACGGCGCAGACGAGATTGACATGGTCATCAACATCGGCCGGCTGAAAGCCGGCGAGTACGACGCCGTTCGCGCCGACATCGCAGAAGTCGTCGCCGCCGTCCCCCTGCCGGTGAAGGTCATCATCGAGACGGCGCTACTCACCGACGATGAAAAACACAAAGCCTGCGAGTTGGCCAAAGAGGCAGACGCCGCCTACGTCAAGACCTCGACTGGCTTCGCAGATGGCGGTGCGACGGTCGCTGACGTGGAACTGATGGCCGAGTACCTCCCCGTCAAGGCGAGCGGCGGCGTCGGCAACTGGGAAGAGGCCAAAGCGATGATAGAAGCGGGCGCAGAGCGCATCGGGGCGTCCTCGGGCGTGGCCATCATGAAGAGCTACCTCGCCGCACAGGAGTAG
- a CDS encoding tRNA (N(6)-L-threonylcarbamoyladenosine(37)-C(2))-methylthiotransferase produces the protein MARYHIETYGCTSNQGESRYIEQALRDGGHYRAEGPEDADVAILNTCTVIEKTERNMIRRAEELQSTTSDLIVTGCMALAQGEEFEDAGIDAQILHWDEVPNAVLNGECPTPTPDSKPILDGTIGILPIARGCMSNCSYCITKFATGKIDSPSVEENVRKARALVHAGAKEIRITGQDTGVYGWDKGERQLHTLLDEICQIEGDFRVRVGMANPKGVHGIQEELAAVFAKHDKLYNFLHAPVQSGSNDVLGDMRRQHQVEEYVEVVETFDDALDYWTLSTDFIVGFPTETDADHQMSMALLRETRPEKVNITRFSKRPGTDAAKMKGLGGTLKKERSKEMSTAKHEIVGEAYEEMVGTVQRDCLVVEQGTADSVKCRDGAYRQIIVQNATDHGIEPGDFVDVEVTGHQTVYAFGKPL, from the coding sequence ATGGCCCGCTATCACATCGAGACGTACGGGTGTACCTCGAATCAAGGCGAGAGTCGCTACATCGAGCAGGCGCTCCGCGACGGGGGACACTACCGCGCAGAGGGCCCCGAGGACGCCGACGTCGCCATTTTGAACACCTGTACCGTCATCGAAAAGACCGAACGCAACATGATTCGGCGGGCGGAAGAACTCCAATCTACGACGAGCGACCTCATCGTCACCGGGTGTATGGCGCTCGCACAGGGCGAGGAGTTCGAAGACGCCGGTATCGACGCCCAGATTCTCCACTGGGACGAGGTGCCAAACGCCGTGCTCAACGGGGAGTGCCCGACGCCGACGCCCGACTCGAAGCCGATTCTCGATGGGACGATTGGCATCCTCCCCATCGCCCGCGGCTGTATGAGCAACTGCTCGTACTGCATCACGAAGTTCGCGACGGGCAAAATCGACTCGCCTTCTGTCGAGGAGAACGTCCGCAAGGCTCGTGCGCTCGTCCACGCCGGTGCAAAAGAGATCCGCATCACGGGTCAGGACACGGGCGTCTACGGCTGGGACAAGGGCGAACGTCAGCTCCACACCCTGTTAGACGAAATCTGCCAGATTGAGGGTGACTTTCGCGTGCGCGTTGGGATGGCGAACCCGAAGGGCGTCCACGGCATCCAAGAGGAGCTCGCAGCCGTGTTCGCCAAACACGACAAGCTCTACAACTTCCTGCACGCGCCCGTCCAGAGCGGGTCGAACGACGTGCTTGGGGACATGCGCCGCCAGCATCAAGTCGAGGAGTACGTCGAAGTCGTTGAGACGTTCGACGATGCCCTTGATTACTGGACGCTCTCAACCGACTTTATCGTCGGCTTCCCGACGGAGACGGACGCAGACCACCAGATGAGCATGGCGCTCCTGCGCGAAACGCGCCCCGAGAAGGTGAACATCACGCGCTTCTCGAAGCGTCCCGGCACGGACGCCGCGAAAATGAAGGGCCTCGGCGGGACGCTCAAGAAAGAACGCTCGAAGGAGATGTCCACGGCGAAGCACGAAATCGTGGGCGAAGCCTACGAGGAGATGGTTGGGACCGTCCAACGTGATTGCCTCGTCGTAGAGCAGGGGACGGCCGACTCCGTGAAGTGCCGAGACGGAGCCTATCGCCAGATTATCGTCCAGAATGCCACAGACCACGGTATCGAACCCGGCGACTTCGTGGACGTGGAAGTTACCGGACACCAGACGGTGTACGCCTTCGGAAAACCGCTGTAA
- a CDS encoding cation diffusion facilitator family transporter codes for MSRAAAIRRVGLVILGANLLLMATKAAVWYSTGSLAVGSEAVNSLADAVYSAVVLGGLYLTTQPPDFEHPHGHERIEPFVSLVIAIGIFVAGVLILVQSVSSVLMGTVSPPAGPYAIAVLAGAAVIKFGLYRYCLDVGSRYHSPAVTATALDNRNDILTASAALVGVVGASIGFPILDPLAAGLVSIGILYTGIEIVRDNVAYLVGAAPPEELRIEILRRALAHPKVSGAHEVVAHYVGPEIDVSLHIEVEGDLTLLEAHDIETAVVSSIRDIAQVDDVFVHIDPKELGEWKEDEETNRLLRRFDD; via the coding sequence ATGTCGCGCGCCGCCGCAATCCGCCGGGTTGGCCTCGTTATTCTGGGGGCGAACCTGCTGCTCATGGCGACGAAGGCGGCGGTGTGGTACTCGACTGGCTCGCTGGCCGTCGGCTCCGAAGCCGTAAACAGTCTCGCAGACGCGGTGTACTCGGCGGTTGTTCTCGGCGGGCTCTATCTCACCACCCAACCGCCTGACTTCGAACACCCCCACGGCCACGAGCGAATCGAACCGTTCGTCTCGCTCGTCATCGCCATCGGCATCTTCGTCGCAGGTGTGCTCATTCTCGTCCAGTCGGTGTCGTCGGTGTTGATGGGCACCGTTTCACCGCCCGCAGGCCCCTACGCTATCGCGGTGCTCGCTGGGGCGGCGGTCATCAAGTTCGGCCTCTACCGCTACTGCCTCGACGTGGGCAGTCGGTATCATTCGCCCGCCGTCACCGCAACCGCGCTCGACAACCGAAACGACATTCTCACGGCGAGCGCCGCACTCGTGGGCGTGGTCGGCGCGTCGATTGGTTTCCCCATCTTAGACCCGCTCGCCGCTGGCCTCGTCTCGATTGGCATTCTGTACACCGGCATCGAAATCGTCCGTGACAACGTCGCCTACCTCGTCGGCGCGGCTCCCCCTGAAGAACTGCGCATCGAAATCCTCCGCCGGGCGCTCGCCCACCCGAAAGTATCTGGTGCACACGAGGTCGTCGCCCACTACGTCGGCCCGGAGATCGACGTGAGCCTGCACATCGAAGTCGAAGGCGACCTGACGCTGCTTGAAGCCCACGACATCGAGACTGCCGTCGTCTCTTCAATCAGAGACATTGCTCAGGTTGACGACGTGTTCGTCCACATCGACCCGAAAGAGTTGGGGGAATGGAAGGAAGACGAGGAAACCAACCGACTGCTCCGGCGGTTTGACGATTGA
- a CDS encoding HIT family protein, producing MEQLFAPWRIEWIKREDKRDTGDGCVFCDLPTRENARENLVVAASEHTFVLCNNYPYNPGHVMVIPRTHTGDYGDLTDAELLDHAKLKQRTFDALETAMGGVQGFNAGLNLGPAAGGSIGDHLHTHVVPRWNGDTNFMPLVSDTKVIVEALSETYDHLHDAFAAQDGTRVERENGPVVIE from the coding sequence ATGGAACAGCTGTTTGCCCCCTGGCGCATCGAGTGGATCAAACGCGAGGACAAGCGCGACACTGGAGATGGCTGTGTCTTTTGTGACCTCCCGACCCGTGAGAACGCCCGCGAGAATCTGGTCGTCGCGGCGAGCGAACACACGTTCGTCCTCTGTAACAACTACCCCTACAACCCGGGGCACGTGATGGTGATTCCCCGCACACACACCGGCGACTACGGCGACCTCACCGACGCAGAACTCCTCGACCACGCCAAACTCAAACAGCGCACGTTCGACGCACTCGAAACCGCGATGGGCGGCGTCCAAGGGTTCAACGCCGGGCTCAACCTCGGCCCCGCCGCGGGCGGGTCGATTGGCGACCACCTCCACACCCACGTCGTGCCGCGATGGAACGGTGATACGAACTTTATGCCGCTCGTGAGCGACACGAAAGTCATCGTCGAAGCTCTCTCCGAGACCTACGACCATCTCCACGACGCGTTCGCCGCACAGGACGGGACACGTGTCGAGCGCGAAAACGGCCCCGTCGTCATCGAATAA
- a CDS encoding DUF7835 family putative zinc beta-ribbon protein, which yields MSTQNRTPGDMTEDCNACGRDTPHKVALKLLTESDKPENAKFSREPYRVSTCMNCGHETTLRMNNA from the coding sequence ATGTCAACCCAGAACCGAACCCCAGGCGACATGACCGAAGATTGCAACGCGTGCGGTCGTGACACGCCCCACAAAGTCGCCCTGAAGCTCCTCACAGAGAGCGACAAACCGGAGAACGCGAAATTCTCGCGCGAGCCCTACCGCGTGAGCACGTGCATGAACTGTGGTCACGAGACCACGCTTCGGATGAACAACGCATAA
- the map gene encoding type II methionyl aminopeptidase, producing the protein MSDIDLSSESYEKNREAGRILAQVREEAADKVEVGVKHLEVATFAENRIRELGGEPAFPVNISIDEEAAHATPKIGDESVFGEEMINLDIGVHIDGWLADTAITVDLSGHTDLKEAPEQALEAALDLVEPGVSTGELGAEIEDVITSYGFNPVVNLTGHGLDHWQQHTQPTIPNRAVSTGVELEVGDVVAIEPFATDGSGKVREGSKEEIFALEHERPIRNRQARQALDQITEEFRTLPFAIRWLDTDRAEMALRRLKRNGIVHGYPVLKEADGHLVSQKEHTIIVTEDGCEITTA; encoded by the coding sequence ATGAGCGATATCGACCTTTCTTCGGAATCGTACGAGAAGAACCGAGAGGCAGGCCGCATCCTCGCGCAGGTCCGCGAAGAGGCTGCCGATAAAGTCGAAGTTGGCGTCAAACATTTAGAGGTCGCAACGTTCGCAGAAAATCGCATCCGCGAACTCGGCGGCGAGCCTGCCTTCCCGGTGAACATCAGCATCGATGAGGAAGCCGCACACGCCACGCCGAAAATCGGCGACGAGTCGGTGTTCGGCGAGGAGATGATTAACTTAGACATCGGCGTCCACATCGATGGCTGGCTCGCAGACACGGCGATTACTGTTGACCTTTCGGGTCACACTGACCTCAAAGAAGCCCCAGAGCAGGCGCTCGAAGCCGCTCTCGACCTCGTCGAGCCGGGCGTCAGCACGGGCGAACTCGGCGCGGAGATTGAAGACGTCATCACGAGCTACGGGTTCAACCCCGTCGTGAATCTCACGGGTCACGGTCTCGACCACTGGCAACAGCACACCCAGCCGACCATTCCGAATCGGGCCGTTTCGACGGGCGTCGAACTCGAAGTTGGTGACGTGGTCGCCATCGAACCGTTCGCCACCGACGGCAGCGGCAAGGTGCGCGAAGGGAGCAAAGAGGAGATTTTCGCGCTCGAACACGAGCGCCCGATTCGCAACCGGCAGGCTCGCCAAGCACTCGACCAGATTACAGAAGAGTTTCGCACGCTTCCCTTTGCCATCCGCTGGCTCGACACCGACCGCGCGGAGATGGCGCTCCGCCGCCTGAAGCGCAACGGCATCGTCCACGGCTACCCGGTGCTCAAGGAAGCAGACGGTCACCTCGTGAGTCAAAAAGAGCACACCATCATCGTCACCGAAGATGGGTGTGAGATTACGACGGCGTAA
- a CDS encoding isoaspartyl peptidase/L-asparaginase produces MRIVVHGGAGSPPEAPDRRQQVLDEAAAAGAAEVDPISAVVAAVNILESSPRFNAGVGGAIQSDGIVRTDAGLMTDTLDAGAAAAMPGVCHAIDVARVVMEETPHVLVSGVHAVDLAAAFGIETAVDLRSDRTREKWAELEHVPEATDVRGQLDWSKEKFGGHDTVGAVAVADGRVAAATSTGGRWLALAGRVGDVPQIGSGFYASPAGGASATGAGEDIAKVTLTRRAVGLLEAGETAQNAAELALEGLEERTGSEAGVIVLGADGSAGSAYNTDAMQVSEAGE; encoded by the coding sequence ATGCGAATCGTTGTCCATGGTGGTGCTGGCAGCCCCCCAGAAGCACCCGACCGCCGCCAACAAGTTCTCGATGAAGCGGCCGCTGCAGGCGCAGCCGAAGTAGACCCGATTTCGGCCGTTGTCGCCGCCGTCAACATCCTCGAATCATCGCCCCGATTCAACGCGGGCGTCGGCGGCGCTATCCAGTCAGACGGCATCGTCCGGACGGACGCAGGTCTCATGACGGACACGCTCGATGCCGGGGCCGCAGCGGCCATGCCCGGCGTCTGCCACGCCATCGACGTGGCTCGTGTGGTGATGGAAGAAACGCCACACGTCCTCGTCTCGGGCGTCCACGCCGTCGACCTCGCGGCGGCCTTTGGTATCGAGACTGCGGTTGATCTCCGCAGCGACAGAACACGCGAGAAGTGGGCCGAGCTCGAACACGTCCCCGAAGCCACTGACGTTCGCGGACAACTCGACTGGAGTAAAGAAAAATTCGGTGGCCACGACACTGTGGGCGCGGTCGCCGTAGCAGACGGCCGCGTAGCCGCCGCAACCTCGACGGGCGGGCGCTGGCTCGCACTCGCTGGACGGGTTGGCGATGTCCCCCAGATTGGCAGCGGCTTTTACGCCTCACCCGCAGGCGGCGCGAGCGCGACGGGCGCGGGCGAAGACATTGCGAAGGTCACCCTCACTCGGCGGGCCGTTGGACTGCTCGAAGCGGGTGAGACAGCGCAAAATGCAGCCGAACTGGCCCTCGAGGGACTCGAAGAACGCACGGGTTCGGAAGCGGGCGTCATCGTCCTCGGTGCGGACGGTTCGGCCGGAAGCGCGTACAACACAGACGCGATGCAGGTGAGCGAAGCAGGCGAGTAA